A single genomic interval of Bacillus sp. es.036 harbors:
- a CDS encoding DNA topoisomerase III, protein MGKQLILAEKPSVGRDIARVLNCTKGGNGFLEGDRYIVTWALGHLVTLADPEIYNEAYKTWKLEDLPMLPAPLKLVVIKRSGKQFSVVKTQMNRNDVSEIVIATDAGREGELVARWIIEKARAKKPLKRLWISSVTDKAIRDGFKNLKDANQYTNLYQAAAARSEADWYVGLNATRALTTKYNAQLSSGRVQTPTLSMIAKREEEIKSFQPESYYGMAAVVDGFTLTYRDPKSNDSRVFDRERIDSNLKQLSGKVAKIEEVKKAKKKTFAPGLYDLTELQRDAHKRFGFSAKETLSATQRLYEQHKLVTYPRTDSRFLSSDMKDTLKERLEAVAPYEKAARKVLGKTIQTGKHIIDDRKVSDHHAIIPTEQTPVIRELSDKDRKVYDLIVKRFVAALYEPFEYEQVTVKAKIGEANFDAKGKRVLSAGWKEIYETEEADVVLPELKEGQELRVLSLTRTEGKTNPPPRFNEGTLLTAMEKPAQFLSMQDNKLAKTLGETGGLGTVATRADIIEKLFNSFLIEKNGKDLTITSKGKQLLDIVPDELQSPALTAEWEQKLEAIGKGNLSKQAFIEEMKAYANETVQKIKSSSKKYKHDNVTGTKCPDCGNLMLEVKSKKGKMLVCQDRECGYRKGKSKVTNARCPKCKKKLELHGQGDAQTFICKCGHREKLSTFNERRKKEKNTKATKKDVSSYMKNQQKDEPVNTALADALAKLKLDQDK, encoded by the coding sequence GTGGGTAAACAACTCATTCTTGCAGAAAAGCCCTCTGTTGGACGTGATATCGCGAGGGTATTAAATTGTACAAAAGGTGGAAATGGTTTTCTTGAAGGAGATCGCTACATCGTAACGTGGGCACTTGGTCATCTAGTGACGCTTGCTGATCCTGAAATTTATAATGAGGCATACAAGACGTGGAAGTTAGAAGATTTGCCGATGCTTCCTGCCCCGTTAAAACTTGTCGTTATTAAAAGAAGTGGAAAACAATTTAGCGTTGTGAAAACGCAAATGAACCGTAATGATGTAAGTGAAATTGTCATTGCAACGGATGCCGGAAGAGAAGGAGAGTTAGTGGCGCGTTGGATTATTGAAAAAGCGCGAGCTAAAAAACCACTAAAGAGGTTGTGGATTTCATCCGTCACAGACAAAGCGATTCGAGATGGATTTAAAAATTTAAAAGATGCGAATCAATACACAAACCTTTATCAAGCAGCTGCAGCAAGGTCAGAAGCAGATTGGTATGTTGGTCTTAATGCAACTCGTGCGCTCACTACAAAATACAATGCACAGCTTTCAAGTGGAAGAGTGCAAACGCCTACGCTTTCGATGATTGCGAAGCGAGAGGAAGAAATTAAATCCTTCCAACCTGAATCTTATTATGGAATGGCGGCAGTGGTGGATGGCTTTACGTTAACGTATCGTGATCCAAAATCGAATGATTCACGTGTCTTCGACCGAGAGCGAATTGATTCTAACCTTAAGCAGTTATCAGGAAAGGTAGCCAAGATAGAAGAAGTGAAGAAAGCAAAGAAAAAGACGTTTGCACCTGGATTGTATGACTTAACTGAACTACAAAGAGACGCGCACAAACGTTTTGGATTTTCAGCGAAAGAAACACTTTCAGCTACCCAGCGTTTGTATGAACAGCACAAACTAGTTACGTATCCGAGAACAGATTCACGCTTCCTTTCTTCTGATATGAAAGACACGTTGAAAGAAAGATTAGAAGCTGTAGCGCCTTATGAGAAAGCAGCGCGAAAAGTACTCGGTAAAACGATTCAAACGGGGAAGCATATTATTGATGATCGAAAAGTATCCGATCATCATGCGATTATTCCGACAGAGCAAACGCCCGTTATTCGAGAACTTAGTGATAAGGATCGGAAAGTATATGATTTGATTGTTAAACGGTTTGTAGCCGCATTATACGAGCCATTTGAATACGAGCAAGTGACGGTAAAGGCTAAGATTGGTGAAGCAAACTTTGATGCCAAAGGAAAGAGAGTGCTTTCTGCCGGTTGGAAAGAAATATACGAGACAGAGGAAGCGGATGTCGTGCTTCCTGAGCTTAAAGAGGGCCAGGAACTTCGCGTGCTCTCTCTAACAAGAACAGAAGGGAAAACCAACCCTCCGCCTCGTTTTAACGAAGGAACACTCTTAACTGCGATGGAAAAGCCAGCTCAATTTTTAAGCATGCAAGATAACAAGCTTGCAAAAACGCTTGGTGAAACCGGTGGACTCGGAACCGTTGCAACGCGTGCGGATATTATCGAGAAATTATTTAATAGCTTTTTAATTGAAAAGAATGGAAAAGATTTAACGATCACATCAAAAGGGAAGCAATTGCTTGATATCGTTCCGGATGAATTGCAATCACCTGCTTTAACTGCAGAATGGGAGCAAAAGCTTGAAGCGATTGGCAAAGGTAACCTTTCAAAGCAGGCATTTATTGAAGAGATGAAAGCCTATGCGAACGAAACCGTTCAGAAAATCAAGTCCAGTTCGAAGAAATATAAGCATGATAACGTAACAGGAACGAAATGTCCTGATTGTGGGAATTTGATGCTTGAAGTGAAAAGTAAAAAAGGTAAAATGCTTGTTTGTCAGGATCGTGAATGTGGCTATCGTAAAGGGAAAAGCAAAGTAACTAACGCAAGGTGTCCAAAGTGTAAAAAGAAACTTGAGCTTCATGGACAAGGTGATGCCCAAACCTTTATATGCAAATGCGGTCATCGTGAAAAACTGTCGACATTTAATGAACGACGCAAAAAAGAAAAAAATACAAAAGCGACGAAGAAAGATGTTTCAAGCTATATGAAAAACCAGCAGAAAGACGAGCCGGTTAATACAGCTCTAGCTGATGCATTAGCGAAATTAAAATTAGATCAAGATAAATAA
- a CDS encoding HD-GYP domain-containing protein has translation MDGLSIGRKQECMEEVVQESAKLSLLARGSGIEVMKQVVYEGTTFYLYPGNNPESFEFFYILEGELVCEELSITLKKDDYFFVKDLKEIVFFEAASEVSMIWMINESVFHLISQKVSLLLEVVSKVEEKDRYTFKHSVRVQNSSIKIGKKLNLLKDELDTLIVASVLHDVGKIKVPEEILNKTGGLTDEEYEIIKKHPADGAEMVKDSYYSDISTIIHQHHERLNGSGYPDGLKGEEITIGAKIIGVSDSYDAMTDDRSYRKAYTPEYAMNELKRLSGVLYDAEVVDALEAVLIEEGILNSN, from the coding sequence TTGGACGGCTTATCTATAGGGCGTAAGCAGGAGTGTATGGAAGAAGTTGTGCAAGAATCTGCCAAACTTAGTTTATTAGCAAGAGGTTCTGGTATTGAGGTTATGAAACAAGTGGTATATGAAGGAACCACTTTTTATCTATATCCAGGTAACAACCCCGAAAGTTTTGAATTCTTTTATATTTTAGAAGGTGAACTGGTATGTGAAGAACTATCCATTACTTTGAAAAAAGACGATTACTTTTTTGTGAAAGATCTCAAAGAAATCGTTTTTTTTGAAGCTGCTTCTGAAGTCTCGATGATTTGGATGATAAATGAGTCCGTTTTCCATTTAATTAGTCAAAAGGTATCATTATTACTAGAAGTAGTTAGTAAGGTTGAAGAAAAGGATAGATATACTTTTAAACATAGCGTTAGGGTTCAAAATAGTAGTATAAAAATAGGAAAAAAACTCAACCTTTTAAAAGATGAGTTAGATACACTAATTGTCGCTTCAGTCCTCCACGACGTAGGTAAAATTAAAGTTCCTGAAGAAATTCTTAATAAGACAGGCGGTCTTACGGATGAGGAATATGAGATTATAAAAAAGCATCCAGCCGATGGTGCAGAGATGGTGAAAGACTCTTATTATTCTGATATTAGCACGATTATTCATCAGCACCACGAGCGCCTCAACGGTTCTGGTTACCCAGATGGTTTGAAGGGTGAAGAGATCACGATTGGTGCAAAAATTATTGGAGTTAGCGATTCCTATGATGCGATGACGGACGACCGTTCATATCGAAAAGCCTATACACCTGAATATGCTATGAATGAATTAAAGCGTCTTTCAGGCGTCTTATACGATGCTGAAGTGGTTGATGCTCTTGAAGCGGTTTTAATTGAAGAAGGCATTCTGAATAGCAACTAG
- a CDS encoding glycoside hydrolase family 13 protein — MKRIWWKEAVGYQIYPRSFQDSNGDGIGDLQGVIQRLDYIKDLGIDVIWICPMYKSPNDDNGYDISDYQDIMEDFGTMQDFDLLLKEVHKRDMKLIIDLVLNHTSDEHQWFIESRSSKEDPKRDWYIWRDGKNGKEPNNWESIFGGSAWEYDKKTDQYFLHVFSTKQPDVNWENPNVRDALYDTVNWWLDKGIDGFRIDAISHIKKRSGFPDMPNPKNEKYVSSFDMHMNQKGIQQFLQEFKDETYSKYDVMTVGEANGVSIDEADQWVDEKDGKMNMIFQFEHLGLWDAEEKPDLDIVSLKKVLTRWQKGLENKGWNALFVENHDKPRVVSTWGNDQEYWRESATSMGAMYFLMQGTPFIYQGQEIGMTNVQYPSIEDYDDVADKNRYRIQREAGVAHDAIMKVIWASSRDNSRTPMQWNADNNAGFSSGTPWLKVNPNYTDINVERQEADDHSILSFYKKMIELKKNNLVFTYGSYDLLLEEDPQIYAYTRTTAHDKVLVLTNLSIEPAVFDSNLTLEMNQLLLNNYPVIEEVNDSIVLKPYEARVYRL; from the coding sequence ATGAAAAGAATCTGGTGGAAAGAAGCTGTAGGCTATCAAATTTATCCACGAAGCTTCCAGGATTCAAACGGTGATGGTATTGGTGACTTACAAGGCGTCATTCAGAGGTTAGATTATATTAAAGATCTTGGCATCGATGTGATTTGGATATGTCCAATGTACAAATCTCCTAACGATGATAATGGGTATGACATTTCTGATTACCAGGATATTATGGAAGATTTCGGTACAATGCAAGACTTTGATTTGTTGTTAAAAGAAGTTCACAAACGGGATATGAAATTGATCATTGATCTCGTTTTAAACCACACAAGTGATGAGCACCAGTGGTTTATTGAATCCCGTTCATCGAAAGAAGATCCGAAGCGTGATTGGTACATTTGGCGCGATGGAAAGAATGGTAAGGAGCCAAATAACTGGGAAAGCATTTTCGGAGGCTCGGCATGGGAATATGATAAGAAAACAGATCAGTATTTTCTCCACGTCTTCTCAACGAAACAGCCAGATGTGAACTGGGAAAATCCTAATGTTCGCGATGCCCTGTATGACACGGTGAACTGGTGGCTCGATAAGGGGATTGATGGTTTCCGTATCGACGCCATCAGCCACATTAAGAAGCGTTCAGGTTTTCCTGATATGCCGAACCCCAAAAATGAAAAGTATGTTTCTTCATTTGATATGCATATGAACCAAAAGGGAATTCAGCAGTTCCTTCAGGAATTTAAGGATGAAACGTATTCGAAGTACGATGTGATGACGGTTGGAGAAGCGAATGGTGTAAGCATTGATGAAGCTGATCAATGGGTAGATGAAAAAGACGGCAAAATGAACATGATTTTTCAATTCGAACATCTTGGATTATGGGATGCCGAAGAGAAACCTGATCTTGATATTGTCTCACTAAAAAAAGTGCTAACACGTTGGCAAAAGGGCCTTGAAAACAAAGGGTGGAATGCCTTGTTTGTTGAGAATCACGATAAGCCACGTGTTGTGTCAACCTGGGGGAACGATCAGGAATATTGGAGAGAAAGTGCCACTTCAATGGGAGCGATGTATTTCCTTATGCAAGGAACGCCATTTATTTACCAGGGGCAAGAAATTGGTATGACCAATGTTCAATACCCTTCTATTGAAGATTATGATGATGTAGCTGACAAAAATCGCTACCGCATTCAGCGAGAAGCAGGAGTAGCTCATGATGCTATTATGAAAGTAATTTGGGCATCTTCTCGTGATAATAGCCGAACACCAATGCAGTGGAATGCCGATAATAACGCTGGCTTTTCTTCTGGCACACCGTGGTTGAAAGTAAATCCAAACTATACGGATATAAATGTTGAGAGGCAAGAAGCTGATGATCATTCAATTCTATCTTTCTATAAGAAGATGATTGAGCTGAAGAAAAACAATCTTGTTTTCACTTACGGAAGCTATGATTTACTACTTGAAGAAGATCCGCAAATTTATGCTTATACAAGAACAACAGCGCATGACAAAGTTCTTGTTCTCACAAATCTATCGATCGAGCCAGCTGTATTTGATTCGAATCTTACGTTGGAGATGAACCAACTGCTTTTGAACAACTATCCTGTTATTGAAGAAGTGAATGATTCTATTGTATTAAAGCCTTATGAGGCAAGAGTCTATCGTCTTTAA
- the ade gene encoding adenine deaminase produces MDKLIQRIQTAAGELPADCVIKNGLVLDSYNLEFIQADVAIVGGVFAGIGKFEGKHVIDARGKYVVPSLIDAHVHIESAMVPPSEFAKAVLPCGVTTIITDPHEIANVSGTEGISYMLQDSENVPMDIYFMLPSSVPSTPFENSGAILLAEDLKPFYEHNRVLGLAEVMDYPSVANTSPSMMHKLHDAQNRKIDGHAAGLDARALNVYKTAGIGTDHECITAEEALERIKRGMYVFIRGGSVAKNLKQLLPAVTERNARRFMFCTDDKHIDDLITEGSVDHNVRLAIREGLDPLVAIQMASLNVAECFGLTTKGAIAPGLDADFLLLDDVESFSVANVYRAGELVAEKGKTKRIAKVTPSKRITNSVHLPTLQKEHLHLPVTDKEANVIKLIPNQIVTKAKKLIVDRNANNGFVSSAEKDLMKLAVIERHHRTGNIGLGIVEGFQFQDGAIATTVGHDSHNLIMTGTNDEDMMKAAEVIQEMQGGLAVVRNQEVIAKLPLPIAGLLSTNDYPSVVRELEEIDLALQEIGAPRDFNPFLTLSFLSLPVIPELKLTDMGLFNVQEFRHISINE; encoded by the coding sequence ATGGATAAACTAATCCAACGAATTCAAACAGCTGCTGGAGAGCTCCCAGCCGATTGTGTAATTAAAAATGGACTTGTTTTAGATAGTTACAACCTCGAGTTTATCCAGGCTGACGTCGCGATCGTCGGTGGCGTTTTTGCAGGAATAGGAAAATTCGAAGGAAAGCACGTGATTGATGCAAGGGGAAAGTATGTTGTTCCTTCTTTAATAGATGCCCACGTTCATATTGAATCCGCAATGGTTCCTCCATCTGAATTTGCAAAAGCCGTCCTTCCTTGTGGGGTAACGACGATCATCACTGACCCTCATGAAATCGCAAATGTTTCAGGGACTGAAGGCATTTCGTATATGCTTCAAGATTCTGAGAATGTCCCAATGGACATATACTTTATGCTTCCCTCAAGCGTTCCTTCTACACCGTTTGAAAACTCAGGAGCGATTCTTTTGGCTGAAGACTTGAAGCCTTTCTATGAACATAACCGCGTTCTCGGTCTAGCTGAAGTGATGGATTATCCATCAGTCGCTAATACATCCCCTTCTATGATGCACAAATTGCATGACGCACAAAACAGAAAGATAGATGGCCACGCAGCAGGTCTTGATGCCCGTGCTTTGAATGTTTATAAAACGGCTGGCATTGGAACTGACCATGAATGTATCACGGCCGAAGAAGCACTTGAGCGAATTAAACGAGGAATGTATGTTTTTATTCGTGGAGGCTCCGTCGCGAAGAACTTAAAGCAGCTCCTTCCCGCTGTAACCGAGCGAAATGCAAGACGATTCATGTTCTGTACAGACGATAAGCATATTGACGACCTGATCACAGAGGGAAGCGTGGACCATAATGTTCGACTCGCTATCCGAGAAGGGCTAGATCCTCTCGTAGCGATTCAAATGGCCTCACTAAACGTAGCAGAGTGCTTTGGTTTAACAACGAAAGGAGCGATCGCACCAGGTCTTGATGCTGATTTCCTTCTCCTAGATGACGTCGAATCATTTTCTGTTGCAAACGTTTATCGAGCTGGAGAGCTTGTTGCAGAAAAAGGTAAAACGAAGAGGATCGCGAAGGTAACGCCTTCGAAAAGAATAACCAATTCCGTTCATTTACCAACGCTTCAAAAAGAACACCTTCATTTACCAGTAACGGACAAAGAAGCAAATGTCATTAAATTGATTCCTAATCAGATTGTGACAAAAGCAAAAAAGCTCATTGTTGATCGCAACGCGAACAATGGTTTTGTCTCAAGTGCTGAAAAGGACCTAATGAAACTAGCCGTTATTGAACGGCATCACCGTACGGGAAACATCGGACTTGGCATTGTAGAGGGTTTTCAGTTTCAAGATGGAGCGATAGCGACAACCGTTGGACACGACTCCCACAACTTAATTATGACCGGAACAAACGATGAAGATATGATGAAAGCGGCAGAAGTTATTCAAGAAATGCAGGGGGGCTTAGCGGTTGTGCGAAATCAGGAAGTGATTGCGAAATTACCACTTCCCATTGCGGGACTTCTTTCAACTAACGATTACCCATCTGTGGTGAGAGAACTAGAAGAAATCGATCTGGCGCTACAAGAAATAGGTGCCCCGAGGGATTTTAATCCTTTTTTAACACTCTCCTTTCTAAGTCTTCCGGTCATACCAGAGCTTAAATTAACCGACATGGGACTTTTTAATGTTCAAGAATTTCGCCACATTTCCATTAATGAGTAA
- a CDS encoding iron-containing alcohol dehydrogenase — protein sequence MKPFLQYNPTRLYFGKDKIKELTGELHYGVKVLVVYGGGSIKRNGVYDAVMTELKKVNAEVHELSGVEPNPRLTTVEKGSAICKKEGIDFLLAVGGGSVIDCTKAIAAGAHYEGSAWDLITQKEPIESALPFGTVLTLAATGSEMNSVSVITNWETKEKLGWGSPHVFPTFSVLDPTYLFSVPENHTVYGIVDSMSHALEHYFHRTSNTPMVDGFIESLLRTAIQTGRKLLSDLESYDHRETMMYISTTAFNGTLSNGTDGGDWATHRIEHAVSAVYDIPHGGGLAILFPNWLEHVLEEDPSRVKQLAVNVLGVSPEGKSDYEVAVEGAKALRTFWNSLGAPSRLADYEIDDAEFESMVEKTFIKPGVGTYKELDRESVRDILKRSL from the coding sequence ATGAAACCATTTTTACAATACAATCCGACCCGTCTTTATTTTGGCAAAGACAAAATAAAGGAATTAACAGGAGAACTTCATTATGGGGTGAAAGTTCTTGTGGTATATGGTGGTGGAAGCATTAAACGAAACGGCGTTTATGACGCTGTCATGACTGAACTTAAGAAAGTAAATGCAGAAGTGCACGAGCTTTCGGGAGTAGAACCGAATCCTCGTCTCACCACAGTCGAAAAAGGCTCTGCCATTTGTAAAAAAGAAGGCATTGATTTTCTTCTTGCAGTAGGTGGCGGTAGCGTCATTGACTGCACAAAAGCGATAGCTGCAGGTGCGCACTATGAAGGCTCAGCGTGGGATTTGATTACACAAAAGGAACCAATTGAATCAGCTCTACCATTTGGGACAGTGCTAACCCTTGCTGCTACAGGTTCGGAGATGAACTCCGTCTCGGTTATTACGAATTGGGAAACGAAAGAAAAGCTAGGATGGGGATCACCGCACGTATTTCCAACGTTTTCTGTACTTGATCCTACATACTTATTTTCAGTTCCAGAAAACCACACTGTTTATGGCATTGTTGATAGCATGTCGCATGCGCTAGAGCATTATTTTCACCGCACAAGCAATACGCCGATGGTCGATGGATTTATTGAATCCCTTCTCCGTACGGCGATTCAAACAGGTCGAAAGCTACTAAGTGATCTAGAATCATATGATCATCGTGAAACGATGATGTATATTAGTACGACGGCTTTTAACGGAACATTGAGCAATGGCACTGATGGCGGTGATTGGGCCACACACCGAATCGAACATGCTGTATCAGCCGTTTACGATATTCCTCACGGTGGTGGATTGGCGATTTTATTCCCGAACTGGTTGGAACATGTCCTTGAAGAAGATCCTTCTCGAGTGAAACAGTTAGCCGTGAACGTTCTTGGCGTATCGCCAGAAGGGAAAAGTGATTACGAAGTGGCTGTAGAAGGAGCGAAAGCACTTCGTACGTTCTGGAACTCTCTTGGTGCACCATCTCGTCTCGCAGATTATGAGATCGATGATGCTGAATTCGAAAGTATGGTTGAAAAAACCTTTATTAAGCCAGGCGTTGGCACATACAAAGAACTTGATCGGGAAAGCGTTCGAGATATTCTAAAACGCTCCCTTTAA